TCAGATTTTGCCCCCTCCTTTATACTAAGTCAGGCAGcctcctcttgtgcctaggtgaatccggaagcaacaGAGGCCATCATCTACCACGAtaccatccatactccatcacgcccacccttgcctaggtacgtcgaatagggacaagctagactacggatctcaccgttgcccacttTGGCTTGTGATAAGTACGTGTaatacttccagggtttcttgagaaccgatccttaattgccatgggcacgactctcaaaaccatgcaccacaacccaccataagcaatattttagttgtatttaaccCACATCAggagattaatcatgatcaaCAACTGCTATAAAGtctatcattaattaattaattaagagcctatgagctagttgaactaagcatgactaagcattgcctaaccctaattctatcCAAGTTATTCCTGggatgaaaataataataagtaggaatcaatggatataaaggtaattgcccaataggtaaataagtaaagtaaagaaaatttgcataaaataatgcatgtttgaatttaaagcagggaattttataaacatcgggtcaatatgatcaaagatgggTGCCACTTGCCATGCTCTGGCCCACAAGGAACTTctgcgacgacttcgagagcGATCGGCGCTTCAATGGGCGAAAAACCTACGATAAATtgagcaaaacaagcaaactAGGCCATAAAACTACTGAacagagaaataaaatatttttaatggattcttggcatttttttagatttaatgaaatttgaatggacttaaacgcacaccggatgaattagttatgaattttacaagtttaactgtgttattaaactaaatagaaaatacTTAAAtagaattattgcgcaattattgGAGGTGTTGACGTCAgcaaagagagagggagtgcTAACGGTTGGGTCCCACTGgacagtgagagagagagggaaagctAACAGGTGGGCCCATGGTTTGGtgagacagagagagtattgtgcggggcccacatgtcaaagAGGGGAGACACAAACAGGTGGGGCCCAATGGCCCAAAGAGAGGTGGTGACcggcgggtgggccccaccagtCATAGAGAGAGTAGAGAAGGGAGGGGGTGGGGTGCTCGGCTTCAGCcgaaggggaggagggacaGGGCGACCGAGCGACGGCGGTCGACGGTGGCCGACGACGAGTGGCAAGGGTGACGGTCGGCAGCAGCGCACGACTGGTCGTGACCGACAAGGGGTGACGGCTACGCAAGAGCGGTGCCTAGGAAGCGGCTATGCGGTGGCTGAGCGATAGCAGCGTGCTAGCGGCGACGGTGTGGcaaggaggggaagggggaagACGACGACACGATGACGGCGACGTGAGGGAGGGAGTGGTGGCAGCTGAGCGGGCGGTGGTGCAGCGCTAGCGGCAAAGCAGAGATGGAGCGGCGGTGTGGCGACGGGGAGAGGCAGCATGCGGCGATAGCCAGGTGCAGCGATGGCGGAGGGTGTAGATGGGCGGCATGACCAGCCGACCAAGGGCCGCGATAGGCGCTGCGAGGCGACGGGTGGCAGCGGCAGCCAgcgtgacgcggcggcggctagcgTCGCATGGCGGCAGTGGCTAAGCGCGCATGCGGGcgtgacggcggcgcgctAGCGGCGGAGGCTGAGCAACGACGCTAGGCGGCAAGCGACAGCGCGGGCggagagagaggagcgagGCCAACTCAGGATCGACAAGCGACGCGGTAGCGCGGCTGCCGCGCACGGAGTCGACAGCAAGCGGTGATGGCACACGTGGTTACCGgcacggcggtggccggcggacAAGGAGGAGACGACAGCGTCGgccaagagagagagagcgagacgGCGGTGCACGACGGGGACGGGGCGGcaccgaggcggcgacggccgagtAGTGGCTTTGACGGCACGACGGAGGccagagaggaaggagaggggagaggcgaTGTGGCAacggcgacgcgacgagcgcgcgtGAGGACGTGGTGTACAGCGATGAGCCGAGGGAGGATGAGGGAGGAGGAAAGCATGGCAACGACTGGTGGTGGGGAAGggaccacggcggcggcggcgacacgaggataaaagagagggaaggggaAGCGCGGGCTTACCAGGAATGGTGCAGCGACGGATGAGGGCgatgcgacgacgacggtggtgaTCGACGCGACGCGATGATGGAAGGGGCAAGCAGTGGGCGACGCTCAGTTGAGGAGATCGGTGGAGTGAGGCGGGTGTGTGGGAGGAGCGAAGGGGAGCactgtcacgcctagaaatttcttacatgaatttctaaattttattgtgtattaaatccccgtccaggaccagccggagtacaccaatAGACAAAGTCGATTACATCACTAGCGTTCTTggaaacaacaataaatgACAATTAAAGTCTAACGACATGCCGCGGAAAGTAAAATAAAGGACGTCGGGCTCCAACGCAGCTTGGCTCCAATCCACAGGCAGCACCTTGATGGCGGACAAGCATCAAACCTTAGAGTCGTCTCCATCTGAACCGTATTCTACCTCTGAAGGGAAAAATACCCAAGGCTGAGTATAAccacgtactcaacaagcagcacggaaaaggagtaataaatgaatGCAGGTAAATCTCAAGGAGTGGCTAGGGTTACTTGCACGAAGCAGCAATTAcgtaaaacaaatatttaaatagaataacaggatttaaataaataagtaaagcatttaaataaagtatcTCTAGGCTGTTCAatattacaccacgttgcaacaggcccaatcactactcaacgttataCCACGTTGCAATAGTCCCAAGTAAAAGCCAGATTACtcaggttattaaaggttTTACTAATCACACTGAATCTGGGAGTCCGCCcgtgaccgtgggcacgactattcgaatagattgctttgattagaggtgtactactatacccacaagacatagctTTACTGCACTTGAACGTACGTCGACATGCCACCATGACacaccggaaaggagaccgtgataggacccgtcacataaccctccctatttaatcgcaacacacttcaggtttcaccccctcctttacaccaagtcagacAGTCCATTCTTGTGTCTTGgcgaatccggaagcagcagaggccatcattacaccacgattgtccgTCCATACCCCATCATACCCACCATTGCCTTGGTACGTtaaatagttcgaagctatgcttcaaatcccaccttgccCATACttagcttgtggttagcactaaattacttccaaGATTTCCCGTGAagtggtccttaattgtcatgggtgcgactcgcAAAACCATGCTctcacaacccaccattatcagtATTTTAGTTGGAATTAAGCTTGACCGGGTAATGACTCATTAACAGCTAAAATCAGTCTAACAGTGATTAAAGGTTCTcatgtgctacttgttctaagcaagactaaacatggcctagaCCTAATACTACTTCAAGAATAATAGGTCAAACccggaaaataacataaacggtaaatactttaagtaaataatgcatgtttgaatgaaTAAAGCgagaattttataataaatgtgatcaatatggtcaaaagtagtgtcacttgccttgctcagccTCAGGAGAGATctcggcgatgatctcgaagtaaaccgacgcttcggcggggtccgaatctaagcgacaaagcacaaaaataaataaacagaaacaaactctactaaaataacaaaataaactatttttaatagattcttggtatttttttgtatttaatgaattttgaatggattaaaacggagactagatgaattagttatgaattttagaaattttctgggtttttaaactaaaaaaaaatcctaaatgaattattgcgTAATAATGAGATCCGCTGAAAGTAACTTAAGCAACATGGTGAGACCACTTGTACTATTGATCTGCATCGTGAATGCCCTTACAACGCTAGCACCGAGAGTGGATACAACTCTACTGTCTCATTTTTCACGCGCGCTTCCTAagcaatgtattttttatgaaaaaattcttcataaaagttgttttaaaaaatcatattaatttattttgtatttttaatagttaataattaattaattaatatatactaatctattagttttataacgtaagatgtttaacttttttggttgcaatgtttgaccattcgtcttttcaaaaatttgtataaatataaaaaataacaagtcgtgcttaaatttctttgataataaagtaagtcacaagcaaaataaatgatatttccataattttttcaataagacaaataatcaaacctTGCAACCAaacaagtcaaacatcttacattagtAAAACAGAGAGTATTACGTTTTCCACGTCAGATAACTACACCACTTCTCCCTCCAGCTCCCTCCAGCTGAACGCAGCCCTAGTGTTGTAGCCTTGTAGGGAGGCATGACGCAAGGGAAGAGTCACTAGGCAGGAGATCTAGTGCTGCTTGACCTGCGGCCGCTAGATGTGTTTTTCACCGAGCTTGTTGCAGTTGAATATGACGGTCGACGTGGATGTTGAACCGTCGTCGTTTaaagggagaggagatggTGTAATATATGGTTTCTGTTGGTTTGGCTTCCATGAGAACACCTCTGTTATCCCAAGCTTGTTGCAGTGACGGTTGGTGTGGGCGTTGAATCGCCGCAATTcaaaaggagaggagagggtgTAATATGTTGTTTCTGCTGGTTTGGCTTCCAAGAGAACACAGAGATgaagaaatttaactatacGCCACTCTATCTATATGtctttaataaaatatcactagtatatttttataaaaaataacacacTTCATCTAATCCCTCCATCCTATTTGAAGgtgtattttcatttttttcattaaaacaaCGTGAAATGTCCAGAATGCCCTCTTCTATTCTGAATAGATGTGAGCTGGCTGGACAGATCTAGCGTCGGCTCGTCCTCCCATCGCTCCATCAGGCAGCCACGCCCGACGCCGCCCTCCCCCAGTTCCCCGCCGATctgcacggtcgccgccggcttccccggccgccgctgccggacCCGTGCGCCTCCCCGGCCTCCGCGCCCTCCCCCCTCGGGACTCCGCGGCCCACCGgcctcccggccgccgccgactccccCTGCAGCCGCGGCCGGGCGGCGTCCTCAGGCCCCGCGGCAGGTCGCCGCGGCCATCCCCCTGCAGCCGCTCCATCCCCGGCTGCCGTGGCCAGCTCGCCGCctcggggcggcgccggcagttCTCCTCCCCCGGCTGCGGCAGTACCCAGCCGTCGTGCTGCCAGCTCTCCTCCCGCGGTAAGCCCTATTTCAATTTTAGTgctctaatttttttgattaGTTAGTATACTGCTACGATTTTAGTTATTGCATTTCCCTGAATTTAGTGTTTAGTTAGTGTACTGATAAGATTTTAGTGAGTGGATAGCATAACCGATTTGCATGGTAGAAcctagaaattaatttttggagtAAGAAACGACTTTAGTTACTGCTTATTATACTGAATTTAACGTTGACGACACAAattcatgtatatatgatttattatatgatgatgaatgcctgggatttaattttaatgtttgcaAATCAACTGAATGGATGCATTTTAATGTTTGCAAATAAGCTGAATGGATGCTCTGTCCGCCTGGGTGCTGTTCGGTTTTTTGCTGGGCGTTCTGTTGGTTTTGTTAAAGGCAGCTGAATGGAGTGgcatatagttaaatttctcacCAAAGAAGAAGACGACACCACCTGCGAAACTCAATTAAGCCTCCagaggcgaggaggacgacggcggcgagaccTCCAAAAACTACCGTCTGACTCCTCATCCCATTCGATAGTGGGATTGAACACTAAAAGTGCTGATTAGTGCGTTCAAAGAGAAGCGGACAGATATTGAGCTTGAGCCAGAGAATCCGAGGATGTTTTGGATCCACGGCGCTGCTATGGCTTCCCTGCCCACCCGGTTGCCCGCCACAGCCACCTAACTAGGTGCATAGGTAGGGATCCCCATATCCGATGTCTTCCTCTCTCCCGATTCGCCCGATTGATTGATTGCCTGCTTGGTAGGTCGCATGCCATCAGATTTCAATCTCATTTGGTTCCCTGTCCCCAATACCAATTCCAGCTACTTGCTCCACGACAAAGAGGTAGATGTCGGCCACGGGCCAAGACAACGGAGATACCGCTGGGGACTACATCAAATGGATGTGCGGCGCCGGTGCCCGTGCGGGCGGCGCCATGGCCAACCTTCAGCGCGGCGTTGGCTCCCTCGTCCGTGACATTGGCGATCCTTGCCTCATCCCCTCCCCCATTAAGGTTCGCGTCTCCTACTCAGCCATCGGTACTCCCTAGTCTATCTgctttatatgtatatggaTATGGTATCGATTTGGTGACTATTTTCTATGCCATAATTTTTTCCACCGCTCTAAATTTAGGCTTCTCTACATCTATCTTATATATTCGGTGGTAGCAATATGATTCTGCTCAATCACTTATATATTCATCATATAATGAAGCTGTGTAAAACTCTTGTTATTCACTTATTTGGCATTTGGCATATGTAGTATAGATAGCACTTTCATCCCTgggattttcttttatcatttttatgcatatacaaTCAGCATTTAGCATATGTATATTCTGTATTGCTCAATCGTACATGTTATCTTAAACttaaagataaataataattgcaaAGCATACGAGCTCATACATGTTGCTGGATGCCACATAGGCTGCACAACTGGCTAAATATTTTGATACTGCTTATCACGATTTATGCTGTTCGAAGTTCACCGGTAGCCTCAAATGCAGGATGTTAGGGAGATAAGTCTGTCAAAATATGCTCCCTAGATTCACTATGCTTATCCTAATATGATCATGATTCATGATCGCAAACATTTCAAGAAAGGTTGCTAATTTGATACCAGAAAACTAGGGGCATGTTATGCAATATTACCCATTCAATCCATTCAAATAAATTTCCTCATGAACTCACATATTGAATAACTAATTCGCACTAATCATATCCTTCTGTCCACCAGAGTATATGAGATTGTCTTCTATATGTAAATTACTTCATATTGGcatcttttttatacataattgCAAAATTGGCACCTTGTTTTCCCTCTGAAATTGTGCAGGGGAGCAAAATGCTCAAACCAGAAAAATGGCACACATGCTTTGATAGTGATGGAAAGGTCATTGGTTTCCGTAAAGCCCTGAAATTCATTGTCTTAGGGGtgagttaattttttcttgtgtGCTTCAAAAActtgtttttcatgtattttagCTGTAGAGTGCTTTTTTTTAGTCTTCAggcattaacttttagagCATATGcacttatttttcagcatgaTAATATAGCTTTTTATGACTTAACATATGTAGGGCGATAATCTGTGtggtattttctttttttcacccTAACTTAGAGTATATGTACACTAGCTAAGTTAGCACATCAGCTCAATCGAGGTTCATCGGCCATATCTTGGAAAAAGGCATCAGgttttagtttaattatgTTGATAGACTAGGCCTGGATAATTGATCATTGTTGCAGCAggctatatttaatacatattttccTTGATTagtgagtttttattttcattataCCACTGATAATTGAGTTCTATGCTTTGATGCATCAAAGAACATATCTTGCCTAACTCATGCTATGCACAGATGTATCTTTTGGCGTGTGTTCTGGCACTGTCTAaagaaattttctataaactagGAATGATGAAATCACATTGTACTGTTCTTCTTCACATAAGAATATTTCTTACCTCTATAATTGGTTTGCAGGGTGTGGATCCCGCTATTCGAGCAGAAGTTTGGGAATTTCTTCTTGGCTGCTATGCATTGAGTAGTACCTCAGAGTATAGGAAGAAACTAAGAGCTGTTAGAAGGTTCGACACTTTCCTGTTTCTCAGTACAAGGataccttttttttacaaatgtaAGTGCATAAATGAATTGCATTTATTATCTAGAATGAAATCATGAATGCttgttatttattataataaaactaaatatgCTTATCCTTGCTAGTTTTCTTATAGCGCTGTTTGTAACCATGGGTATAAATGGCAAATgatattaaaagtttaaaacaaaTGGGTTGATATGTTTATCTAGAGTACCAATCTCAATCTTTTGTCAGGTAttcaaaataacttcattttcatTGTGCTACCTCCTGTTCACTCTTGGGATTGAATTGATGGTATCAGTACTCATAATGAAGATTGCGATTTTAGATGTTGCATACAATCCCTAGGTACTTTGTGGGTGATACTAGGTTGAATATTATCCACCAAACCTGGAGTTGTATCAGATCAGAATTGAATTCGGGGAGAAAGAGAAGACAATTTGGCAGAACATATTCCTTtggttatctttttttttttgaaaacacaAGAGGTATGCGTTTCATTTCATTAAGGGTAAAGGAAAAAACAACACAATACAGAGAAGAAAGACCTGGACGTCTCCCATCCAGAGACACACACTCACATGACACACGCACAGGCCAGACCACCCAGCAGGCCTAGCTGAAGGGGTTTATTTGCTCCCAAGGCAGTTTAAGAAGCGCAGAAGCTCCGGCTAAACCCCAAAGTCTCTGCTCCTGCTCGACTGTTTGCAGGGCCACTGCAGTGTTAGGAGTAACGCCACTGCTTGATCCTTTTGGATATCTAACAGTTCCAAACAGCCTGTTCACTAACCCCTTATCCATtcaaggggtgattgtttggctttttcagggaaaaatatcaaacggcatatttgcaaatgaaaaataatttatgaataaaaattttatatacgcattcttagcgatctaaaagccaaggctggaaaataaactacaatgaaaaaccctaaaatcaactctgaattttaaggttgaaaagtcaaattttggcttataagcataagcaaaagcaaaaagacgaGGGTGTCACTCATTCGGTCCATATTTGGCAAACAGGTGCTGGACAGAAAATGTGTTTTTCATAGGGGTTTGAACCCAGGACATATTAAATATTGTTGTAAGTGGTAGCCAACAATGCCGATGGGTCTTTGTGTTTTATAGTGGAAGGATGCATTTTATAAGTAGATGGGGTGGCATTGTGCACTAATATAGTAATGCAAATATACCTTAGTGTATTGTGATATCTATGTAattataattacatattttgtaGAAAGCCTACTTGATTGTTTACAAATTCCTTTTTTTGTCTAACTATTGAAGCGTACCTGTGCTATTATAAATAGACTTATTATGTGATATGTTCATGTTGAATTGATTGGTGTATGGTTAGTCCTCTCTGTGCATTTGCTTGTTTTATTCGCTCAAACccaacaaattttataatcaacATCATGTATTCATCCATATCAAACGTTGTGTTATAAATTCTACATTTTGCCATTGACAAGTGACAGGTTCTACTAATTACCATTGAAAAACACGAGTTCCGTGAAATGCAACAGCACGAgtgtttttcttcctttttttgccATTGTTATTACAGTCCCGTCAAATGCAAGTGTGTTTTGCTCCTAGAGTATGGTAAAAGGGACTTCTTGCATAGGGTTATAGGAGCATTTGATGGAAAGCTTGCAGTGATGgcgaaaaggggaaaaaaacacTTGTGCAATGGCATTTCAAGTCGCATTCATGGGTGGTAATTTGTAATATCTTGGTGCGTGCTTTGTGTTTTtatgttatgatttatttgtgGAGCAGGAAATCAACATTTAGTTAAGACAATTCTGAAATTCCTGTagagtggatttttttttgtttttgttttagaaGGCTTTATACCTAGGGCAATTTGGAGGCATATAACCTTATATGGTTAATTTATTCACTTTTATGCAGGGAAAGATATCAATTTTTAGTTAGACAATGCCAGGGGATGCACCCAAGCATTGGTACAGGTGAGCTTGCTTATGCTGTTGGCTCGAAGCTAATGGATGTCAGGACTATGTCAAAAGAAACCCACAATGGAGAAGAAATTAGCACAAGTCACCAAGCTTCACAAAATACAGCTGGCAATATACTAGAAGATTCAAATTATGGCTCTAGTGGTACACACCAGtcacaaaaaaggaaaagctgTAGTAAATCAGCTGAACTAGTTGGTTTTAACGTACATAATGGTACATCTCTTTATAATTCTTCCAATTTTATTGTGACTTCTACAGAAGTGAATAGTTGTTCGAAAGATTCTCGCGATTTCAATGACATCCGTGAACCAAGATATGACACTGAGACCTTCGATGATTATCCTTCTCTACCTTTTACAAGCTTGTTCTCAAATGGTGGTGTGGGCAGCAACGGAGTTGATAAAAACCATTGTAGTTTCTCAGTTCCTGAAGATAGGCTAAGGCACCGTGATGAACGTATGCACAGCTTCCAAATCAATAATAACATAGATCTCATTATAGAGTCGAATTCATGTTCCAGTGATGCGTTTCGGGCTAGTAACAGTGATTCAGCCATCTTTCACTCAGATGCATACAAGCAGGATAGATGGTTAGATGATAGTGGCTATAACAGGGAAGTTATCAATTCCTTGAGGATATGTGATGCACCAGAAGCAGATTTTGTTGGTGAAACTAAATCCAACAGTATGGTTGCCAGCAGAGATCGAGTCTCTGAATGGCTTTGGACACTGCACAGAATCGGTATGCTCGTTTTTCCCCTCATCACACAATTGCAACGGTATCTTGTGACTGTTCTAATTTGCAAAAACACATGTTACAGTGGTTGATGTGGTTAGAACAGATAGTCATCTTGACTTCTACGGTGAA
This is a stretch of genomic DNA from Oryza brachyantha chromosome 1, ObraRS2, whole genome shotgun sequence. It encodes these proteins:
- the LOC102699346 gene encoding small G protein signaling modulator 1-like isoform X1 codes for the protein MSATGQDNGDTAGDYIKWMCGAGARAGGAMANLQRGVGSLVRDIGDPCLIPSPIKGSKMLKPEKWHTCFDSDGKVIGFRKALKFIVLGGVDPAIRAEVWEFLLGCYALSSTSEYRKKLRAVRRERYQFLVRQCQGMHPSIGTGELAYAVGSKLMDVRTMSKETHNGEEISTSHQASQNTAGNILEDSNYGSSGTHQSQKRKSCSKSAELVGFNVHNGTSLYNSSNFIVTSTEVNSCSKDSRDFNDIREPRYDTETFDDYPSLPFTSLFSNGGVGSNGVDKNHCSFSVPEDRLRHRDERMHSFQINNNIDLIIESNSCSSDAFRASNSDSAIFHSDAYKQDRWLDDSGYNREVINSLRICDAPEADFVGETKSNSMVASRDRVSEWLWTLHRIVVDVVRTDSHLDFYGESRNMARMSDILAVYAWVDPSTGYCQGMSDLLSPFVVLYEDDADAFWCFEMLLRRMVICIYFKFYCLLVWFLCYSMDNIHPVALQRENFQMEGPTGVMKQLQALWKIMEMTDVELFEHLSEIGAESLHFAFRMLLVLFRRELSFEESLSMWEMMWAADFDEDAILHLEENCLEPLLVDVRNDLSCISCEVKEEHRMDSYTRRKSKSRNPHHKNCEMRVACNLGMKPNTRNPLCGLSGATIWARHQQMPHISTDVLAQNRDDDLPIFCVAAILVINRHKIIRETRSIDDAIKMFNDNLLKINVKRCIRMALKLRKKYVYKLLKGAQND
- the LOC102699346 gene encoding small G protein signaling modulator 1-like isoform X2; the protein is MSATGQDNGDTAGDYIKWMCGAGARAGGAMANLQRGVGSLVRDIGDPCLIPSPIKGSKMLKPEKWHTCFDSDGKVIGFRKALKFIVLGGVDPAIRAEVWEFLLGCYALSSTSEYRKKLRAVRRERYQFLVRQCQGMHPSIGTGELAYAVGSKLMDVRTMSKETHNGEEISTSHQASQNTAGNILEDSNYGSSGTHQSQKRKSCSKSAELVGFNVHNGTSLYNSSNFIVTSTEVNSCSKDSRDFNDIREPRYDTETFDDYPSLPFTSLFSNGGVGSNGVDKNHCSFSVPEDRLRHRDERMHSFQINNNIDLIIESNSCSSDAFRASNSDSAIFHSDAYKQDRWLDDSGYNREVINSLRICDAPEADFVGETKSNSMVASRDRVSEWLWTLHRIVVDVVRTDSHLDFYGESRNMARMSDILAVYAWVDPSTGYCQGMSDLLSPFVVLYEDDADAFWCFEMLLRRMRENFQMEGPTGVMKQLQALWKIMEMTDVELFEHLSEIGAESLHFAFRMLLVLFRRELSFEESLSMWEMMWAADFDEDAILHLEENCLEPLLVDVRNDLSCISCEVKEEHRMDSYTRRKSKSRNPHHKNCEMRVACNLGMKPNTRNPLCGLSGATIWARHQQMPHISTDVLAQNRDDDLPIFCVAAILVINRHKIIRETRSIDDAIKMFNDNLLKINVKRCIRMALKLRKKYVYKLLKGAQND
- the LOC102699346 gene encoding small G protein signaling modulator 1-like isoform X3, with translation MSATGQDNGDTAGDYIKWMCGAGARAGGAMANLQRGVGSLVRDIGDPCLIPSPIKGSKMLKPEKWHTCFDSDGKVIGFRKALKFIVLGGVDPAIRAEVWEFLLGCYALSSTSEYRKKLRAVRRERYQFLVRQCQGMHPSIGTGELAYAVGSKLMDVRTMSKETHNGEEISTSHQASQNTAGNILEDSNYGSSGTHQSQKRKSCSKSAELVGFNVHNGTSLYNSSNFIVTSTEVNSCSKDSRDFNDIREPRYDTETFDDYPSLPFTSLFSNGGVGSNGVDKNHCSFSVPEDRLRHRDEHAYKQDRWLDDSGYNREVINSLRICDAPEADFVGETKSNSMVASRDRVSEWLWTLHRIVVDVVRTDSHLDFYGESRNMARMSDILAVYAWVDPSTGYCQGMSDLLSPFVVLYEDDADAFWCFEMLLRRMRENFQMEGPTGVMKQLQALWKIMEMTDVELFEHLSEIGAESLHFAFRMLLVLFRRELSFEESLSMWEMMWAADFDEDAILHLEENCLEPLLVDVRNDLSCISCEVKEEHRMDSYTRRKSKSRNPHHKNCEMRVACNLGMKPNTRNPLCGLSGATIWARHQQMPHISTDVLAQNRDDDLPIFCVAAILVINRHKIIRETRSIDDAIKMFNDNLLKINVKRCIRMALKLRKKYVYKLLKGAQND